From the Lathyrus oleraceus cultivar Zhongwan6 chromosome 4, CAAS_Psat_ZW6_1.0, whole genome shotgun sequence genome, one window contains:
- the LOC127073379 gene encoding AP-5 complex subunit mu: MSSGCSIRAIWILNNLDAVAFSRRFPVVEKRWRSACKTSNENSDRVFSSLPTDSDLADAFLHRKLREGSARGFGIRKSNSTLGSDSWVDDPITRHIIGLYINKELEDDKNLLWPLILHIRGHHSVLVLPMVEPRHVKAYEKLCKRPECGTSLGLDDGLSSLLIELPVITGAFMIAHAIGDIISGDIVEPEVIIAAAPSVGGLFDSLTGSIGISSRAKPVSPQVASSSPMGTAGQGSVTADTPKMGSKPLDKDALRTFISSSMPFGTPLDLNYSNIFTIKANGFSASDLAPTDQKQPAWKPYLFKGKQRMLFTTHEIVHAALYDRDEIPDNISVSGQINCRADLEGLPDVSFPLTGLNTANLEVSSYHPCAQVSDQGPDKQGVVFSPPLGNFVLMRYQATCALGPPVKGFYQLSMVSEDKGAFLFKLRLMEGYKSPLTMEFCTVTMPFPRRKIISLDGTPSMGTVSTSEHSVEWKIVTSGRGLSGKSIEVTFPGTLKFAPWKNQVVSSSGSVFGTIVDEDSDNEAENASNMVNEEHLMEKMNKDLPPVDLEEPFCWLAYNYAKVSFKIVGASLSGISIDSKSLSIYPAVKAPVEFSTQVTSGDYILWNTLGKCPYVATV, translated from the exons ATGTCCAGTGGTTGCAGCATCAGAGCAATCTGGATTCTCAACAACCTCGACGCCGTCGCTTTCTCCAG GAGATTCCCGGTAGTAGAGAAACGTTGGCGAAGTGCTTGCAAAACCAGCAACGAAAACAGCGATCGAGTTTTCTCTTCTTTACCTACTGACTCTGACCTAGCTGATGCTTTTCTCCACAGAAAACTTAG GGAAGGATCTGCGCGAGGATTCGGCATACGAAAGAGTAATTCAACTCTAGGATCAGATTCTTGGGTGGATGATCCGATTACTCGGCATATAATAGGTCTTTACATTAACAAAGAATTGGAGGATGATAAGAATCTTTTGTGGCCGTTAATCTTGCACATAAGGGGGCATCATAGTGTCCTTGTTCTGCCGATGGTCGAGCCTAGACATGTAAAGGCTTATGAAAAGTTATGTAAAAGACCTGAATGTGGTACCTCTCTTGGTCTCGATGATGGTTTGTCCTCCCTCTTGATTGAACTTCCGGTAATAACAGG GGCATTTATGATTGCACATGCCATTGGTGATATAATTAGTGGTGATATAGTAGAACCTGAAGTGATAATCGCTGCAGCTCCCTCTGTTGGTGGACTTTTTGATTCATTAACTGGTAGTATAGGCATATCTTCCCGGGCCAAACCTGTATCACCACAAGTTGCTTCTTCCTCTCCTATGGGAACAGCTGGACAAGGATCTGTCACAGCCGATACTCCGAAAATGGGGTCTAAGCCTTTAGACAAAGACGCACTCAGAACATTTATCAGTAGTTCAATGCCCTTTG GCACACCCTTGGACCTTAATTATTCCAATATTTTTACCATCAAGGCAAATGGATTTTCTGCTTCAGATTTGGCCCCTACAGACCAGAAACAACCAGCATGGAAGCCATATCTATTCAAAGGAAAGCAGAGAATGCTGTTTACGACTCATGAGATTGTTCATGCGGCTCTCTATGACAGAGATGAGATTCCGGACAATATATCAGTTTCTGGTCAAATTAATTGTAGAGCTGATCTGGAAGGGCTGCCAGATGTATCGTTTCCCTTAACCGGATTAAACACAGCAAACCTTGAGGTTTCATCATACCATCCTTGTGCTCAAGTTTCAGACCAAGGTCCAGATAAGCAGGGGGTGGTGTTTTCTCCGCCATTAGGTAATTTTGTGTTGATGCGATATCAGGCAACTTGTGCTCTTGGACCTCCTGTAAAGGGATTTTATCAGTTGTCAATGGTTTCCGAGGATAAAGGTGCATTTCTATTTAAGTTACGTCTAATGGAAGGTTATAAGTCTCCTTTGACAATGGAGTTCTGTACTGTGACTATGCCCTTTCCTAGGAGGAAGATTATTTCCTTGGACGGTACTCCTTCCATGGGAACAGTTTCAACTTCAGAGCACTCTGTTGAATGGAAAATCGTGACAAGTGGACGGGGACTGAGTGGAAAAAGTATTGAAGTGACATTCCCAGGAACACTCAAGTTTGCACCATGGAAAAACCAAGTGGTGTCTTCCTCTGGGTCAGTCTTTGGAACGATTGTTGACGAGGATAGTGATAACGAGGCAGAAAATGCTAGCAACATGGTTAATGAAGAACATTTGATGGAGAAAATGAACAAGGATCTTCCTCCGGTTGATCTAGAGGAGCCATTTTGCTGGCTAGCATACAATTATGCTAAA GTATCATTCAAGATTGTTGGGGCATCACTATCTGGAATTTCCATTGATTCGAAATCG TTAAGCATCTATCCAGCCGTAAAAGCACCGGTCGAGTTTTCAACTCAG GTTACTTCTGGGGACTATATTTTATGGAATACTCTTGGTAAGTGCCCATATGTTGCTACAGTGTAA